The following nucleotide sequence is from Nomascus leucogenys isolate Asia chromosome 13, Asia_NLE_v1, whole genome shotgun sequence.
AGTTTTTCTGTTCAAGTGTGGCTTTGCTGGGTTCCGTAATATACCATAATATTCCATAATTTACCAGGAAGAGGTCGACCTCCTATGAGTTGGCCACCCATCTCATCTTTCTGCCATCGCTGATGTCAAATAAGAGATATGGCTCCCTAGCAAAAACAAGGACCTACCATGTTCAAGAATTACGGCTTTAGGAAGCCTCTTGTTGGCTCATAAATGCTTTATGTATTGGGggtaaacttaaaaattagataactggccgggtgcagtggctcacgcctgtaatcccagcactttgggaggctgaggcgggcagatcacgaggtcaggagatcgagaccagcctggctaacatggtgaaaccccatctctactaaaaatatgaaaattagccgggcatggtggcacacgcctgtagtcccagctactcaggaggctgaggcaggagaatggcttgaacccgggaggcagaggttgcagtggagccaggattgcgccactgcactctagcctgggcaacagagtgagactctgtctctgaaaaaaaagaaaaagaaaaagaaaattagacaaTCATTTTCTGGTGACTCAAACTCTATTGATCTATTCTCTAAATGTCTTCCATTTAAAGAATCCCAGGGCAAACTACTATGGTTTTATTGGCTTTGTAAATTGGGACTTCCGTAAGTTGGGCTTCCAACCACATTAGCATTGTTAGTATGGTGGCATTTTGATAAACAGGCATACATATCACCCCATTTAATAGCAACACAGTACCATGAAGTGTTAGgcattatcatctccattttacagatgagaaaattgaaggtGAGAGGTTAAGAGACTTGTCCAAGATCATGCACCTGGTTAATGGTAGAGTTAAAATGTGAACCTAGGTAGATCTGGGTTATAGGCAATGTGCCATTCCGCTAGGGCTGCCTTGTAACTCTTAGATACCAGCTTTTAGTCGTGGCctcttaaaatagaaaacagaaaaatcttcaTAATTTTAACAACTTGCTAATTATGTATTTAGTAGAATAACCTAAGATTAGTTTGGCTTTTTAATGAATTTGTGAAATgctgtaattttcttttgttgttattgatgtACTTGTTCAAATTCCTTTTGAGAATGCACATTTGTTTTGAAACCAAACCTGTCTTTCTTGCCTACATTTCAGTCAGAACTAAGACATGGTCCGTTTTACTATATGAAGCAGCCACTCACCACAGACCCTGTTGATGTTGTACCGCAGGATGGACGGAATGATTTCTACTGCTGGGTTTGTCACCGGGAAGGCCAAGTCCTTTGCTGTGAGCTCTGTCCCCGGGTTTATCACGCTAAGTGTCTGAGACTGACATCGGAACCAGAGGGGGACTGGTTTTGTCCTGAATGTGAGGTTAGTTCCTGATGAATGAATGCATTACCTGCCTcgtttcctctcctttctctttcttccttttatttttaaatttacaaataatcCAGATAGATGGAAAAGAGAAATTTCTTGCTTTCCACCTGTTCTATCCTGGTCACCCCCTTCTTGACCAACACCGGCGGTGGCTGCAGTACTGCAGCTCTTGGAAAGACAATTGCACggaatattatttctaatttctcaTGAGACCTTGGCTTCCTTGGAGATCTGTAGTCGTCGTCTCTGCATCTTCTGTGATGaactttttgaaaattaactCCCAAATCATGAATGGCTCACACATTTTGAAAAGATCTCCTGCTGTTTTCTCCATCTTGGATGTTGTTGCCTGCCACATCATCGAATCATCAGCAGTAGCCAAGCTGAGAAGACCACGTTTGGTTGCACGTTCCCTGTGGTGGCCGTCTGATGCTTTCTTTTGTGCAACAAGTATTTCTTGAGTGCCTATTAGGTGCTGGGGATTTGACAGTGCACAAAAACAGGcatgaatcattttttttttccagcagaaaaggacaaaaaccaaaataaataaagttccatataatgagttaaaagaaaagtgctgtgaagaaaacaAATTCGGGATGGGAATAGGAGGTCCAAGGTGGGGCaagctgttttcattttgaatgtGGTGGTCTGGGAAAGCCTCACTAAAATTTGAGAAAGACTTGATGAAGGAGAGGAGTGAGCCATGCAGCCATTTGGGGGACACCTTCCAGGCAGATGGCAGGAGGCAGCAGTTCATGGGCCTAGTCAGGGCAGTGCGTATACCTCCTATGTAGCAAAGCCCAGGCAACCTTTATTAAGCCAGCTATTAGGGTTTTCACTGTTCGGAGGTGGCTCCTATTCTTGGAGACCCCTAACTCTGGTATTTTTTTTGaattgctgaaaataaaaatgtcatttccaCAATTATTTAATGTGGAATGTCTCTTGGATTCAAAGATACATTGGAgcctgagcgtggtggctcatgactgtaatcccagcactttgggaggctgaggcaggagaattgcttgatcccaggagttcaagacctgtctgggcaacatagggagacccccatctctacagaaagtttaaagaaattagccaggcatggtggtatgtgcctgtagtcccagttacttgggagggtgagcttggaggatcacttgagctgagatggttgaggctgcagtgagctgtaatcatgccactgcattctatcctgggcaataaagcaagaacatgtctcaaaaaaagaaaaaaaaa
It contains:
- the ZMYND8 gene encoding protein kinase C-binding protein 1 isoform X25 is translated as MHPQSLAEEEIKTEQEVVEGMDISTRSKDPGSAERAAQKRKFPSPPHSSNGHSPQDTSTSPIKKKKKPGLLNSNNKEQSELRHGPFYYMKQPLTTDPVDVVPQDGRNDFYCWVCHREGQVLCCELCPRVYHAKCLRLTSEPEGDWFCPECEVSS